One Setaria italica strain Yugu1 chromosome I, Setaria_italica_v2.0, whole genome shotgun sequence DNA window includes the following coding sequences:
- the LOC101786639 gene encoding putative cyclin-dependent kinase F-2 — protein sequence MASSARWSLGTAAAVDAPWPPEIEERYERLQKLGEGIFGRVYKARDRANNRIVAVKQLSGRSDGTFVQTGFLELAREVTSLHRCRSHPSIVRFRNVHAEKRAAVGDGSDDDGDSFIVMEYAGRMNLRVYMVSRGIHGMPFSEAEVRGIMRQLLAAVEASHHAGILHRDIKPENVVVDDATPMAAGGGRECSPLATSDAYRAPELFLGSADYDGRVDTWGIGCIMAELLAGTGAAFFEGKTAEDVFANMLGVVGARGIKDWLGPRQPGSGRRSAAEERARGCPETGRLRKVFPEKVLSQAGFEVLSGLLESSPKIRLTAAEALQKPWFNDQRTDDEGPRESPRRRGLLGVCFMSCATDD from the exons ATGGCTTCTTCGGCCCGCTGGAGTctcggcacggcggcggcggtggacgccCCCTGGCCTCCCGAGATTGAGGAGAGGTACGAGCGCCTGCAGAAGCTCGGCGAGGGCATCTTCGGCCGTGTCTACAAGGCCCGTGACCGCGCGAACAACCGGATCGTCGCTGTCAAGCAGCTCAGCGGCCGTAGCGACGGCACCTTCGTCCAGACGGGCTTCCTCGAGCTCGCGAGGGAGGTGACGAGCCTCCACAGGTGCCGCAGCCACCCTTCGATCGTCAGGTTCCGGAACGTCCATGCCGAGaagcgcgccgccgtcggcgacggcagcgacgacgacggcgacagctTCATCGTCATGGAGTACGCCGGACGGATGAACCTTCGCGTGTACATGGTGTCCCGGGGCATCCACGGCATGCCGTTCAGCGAGGCGGAGGTGCGGGGGATCATGCGgcagctcctcgccgccgtcgaggcgTCGCACCACGCGGGCATCCTGCACCGGGACATCAAGCCCGAGAACGTGGTGGTCGACGACGCCACG CCgatggcggcgggaggcggacgCGAGTGCTCGCCACTGGCGACGTCGGACGCCTACCGCGCGCCGGAGCTCTTCCTGGGCTCTGCGGACTACGACGGGCGCGTCGACACGTGGGGGATCGGCTGCATCATGGCGGAGCTCCTCGCTGGCACCGGCGCCGCCTTCTTCGAGGGCAAGACCGCAGAGGACGTCTTCGCCAACATGCTGGGAGTTGTCGGCGCGCGGGGCATCAAGGACTGGCTGGGGCCGCGCCAGCCGGGGAGTGGCCGCCGCTCGGCCGCcgaggagcgggcgcggggatGCCCGGAGACAGGCCGTCTTCGGAAGGTGTTCCCGGAGAAGGTTCTGTCCCAGGCCGGGTTCGAGGTCCTGAGCGGGCTACTGGAGAGCAGCCCTAAGATTCGGCTCACGGCGGCGGAAGCCCTGCAGAAACCCTGGTTCAACGACCAACGCACGGACGACGAAGGCCCTCGCGAGAGCCCTCGCCGTCGTGGTTTGTTGGGTGTTTGCTTCATGTCGTGCGCAACCGACGATTAG